The following proteins are co-located in the Salinirubrum litoreum genome:
- a CDS encoding carbohydrate ABC transporter permease: MSTASSRLLSERVRSIGVYAALYGTAALFLVPYAYMVSTSLKPEQFTFSSSPYWIPPEVTFRWYEAVLAGAPIVQWGLNTFVIAATTTVLVVILDSMIAFSLTKLDWPGKRIVFTIIVASFMVPVFANMVPLYTIITDFGLINSPLAVILPFSAMPIGVFLFTQFFHDLPDSVIEAAKLDGFSTFQIYYKIVLPLMKPAIAALSLYTFVYTWNQFLWPLIVLQGQQQFTLPVGIVTMQPTQVFQPGAEMAGTFLAVLPLFVVFLLLQEHLVNAVQMQGTTG, encoded by the coding sequence GCTATTCCTCGTGCCGTACGCCTACATGGTGTCGACCTCGCTGAAGCCGGAGCAGTTCACGTTCTCGAGCAGTCCGTACTGGATCCCGCCGGAGGTCACGTTCCGCTGGTACGAGGCCGTTCTCGCCGGCGCACCGATCGTCCAGTGGGGACTCAACACGTTCGTCATCGCGGCGACGACGACCGTGCTCGTGGTCATCCTCGACTCGATGATCGCGTTCTCGCTGACCAAACTCGACTGGCCGGGCAAGCGCATCGTGTTCACGATCATCGTCGCCTCGTTCATGGTGCCGGTGTTCGCCAACATGGTGCCGCTGTACACGATCATCACCGACTTCGGGCTGATCAACAGTCCGCTGGCGGTGATCCTGCCGTTCAGTGCGATGCCCATCGGGGTGTTCCTGTTCACGCAGTTCTTCCACGACCTGCCGGATTCGGTCATCGAGGCCGCGAAGCTCGACGGCTTCTCCACGTTCCAGATCTACTACAAGATCGTGTTACCGCTGATGAAGCCGGCGATCGCCGCGCTGTCGCTGTACACGTTCGTCTACACGTGGAACCAGTTCCTCTGGCCGCTCATCGTGTTGCAGGGACAGCAGCAGTTCACGCTCCCGGTCGGAATCGTCACGATGCAACCGACGCAGGTGTTCCAACCGGGTGCGGAGATGGCGGGGACCTTCCTCGCGGTCCTGCCGCTGTTCGTCGTCTTCCTCCTCCTGCAAGAACACCTCGTGAACGCCGTGCAGATGCAGGGGACGACCGGATAA